The Deltaproteobacteria bacterium genomic interval CGTCCAGGGACGCGGGTCGCGGCTCCCGAGGCCGACCTGACTGTCCCAGCCGATGGCGGAGGTCAGGGACCAGGATTGGGTGGAGAAGAGCACGCCCGGAATGCGTCCGTACCAGTCGGAGAAGTCGACGAACGCGTCGAGCGCGGGATCGTGGAAGCGATAGTCGAGCGGGCCGCGCGTCTCTGCCGACGTGCCGAACGGCGACAGTACCGTGCCGAGCTTCGACCAGAATTGGATCTGCGGCCGCACGTTCACCGGTCCGTACGGCGTCACGACGGTGATCACGGGGGCCTGGAGGCCGAGGTAGCGCGCCGACTCGTTGGCGAGGACGTCGAGCGCGTGCGCGGCTTTGACGGGATAGCTGCCGCACGACCGCCCGACGGGATGGGCGGGGCAGCTCGCCGCGAGCCGCACGACGATGTCCTGCCCGACGCCGGCCAGACACCCGAAGACCGGCACGCAGAAGTCGATGTTCTGGTAGAGGCTCACCATCCGCTGATCGACGTCGAAGGCGCGGAACGCGACCTTCTGGCTGATCGACACGTCACCGATTCCGATGTCCACCCCGGCGACGTTGGTGTGCGGCCCGTTGGCGAGGTCCTTGGCGATACAGAGACCCGCCTGCGCCATGATCTCGCCGCGCCCCCCGAAGTGGTTCCAGCTCGCCGGCTGGGTCACCGAAGGGAAGAGCGACACGCCGGTGAAGATCTCCTGCGCGCGCTTGCCGCAGCTCGCGCTCGTGGACAGGCAGGGCTCGCCCTGGAGCTGCTCGCAGATCTCACCGAGGATCTGGAGCAGCTCATCGGTCGCGGTGGTGCAGGTCGTCGAGCCATAGAGCTGCTGGCCGTCCTCGAGCGGCTCGGTGCCCGGATCGACGAAGCAGGCCTCGGCGATGCCCTTCACCTTGAAGCCGCCCTTGGGCTTGTTCTCGACGGTGCGCGGCAGGGTGAGGCGCAGGTTCAGCTCGCTACAGCTCGCGTTCGTCACACCACGGAGCCGGACCTTGCCGTCGATCCCGTCGCAATCGGTCCAGACGGCGCTGAGCCGCATCCCGAGCCGCCCCGGGCGGAGGTCGGCGGGGACCGGCGGGCAGACGCCCGGGATCGAGACCATCCCATCGGCAAGGAGGACGCCGGACCAGGCGCGCCTGACCGTGCCGTCGCCGACGTCAAGCGGCGCCTCCGCGAACACGAACTGGCCGCCGGGACACGAAATCAGGGGTTTCCGCTTCGCGTGAGCCGGCGCTCCGACCAGGAGCGTCGCGCACAGCACCCCCATGGCTACCGCTCTCGGCGAGGGCATGGCTCCGCGCCTAGTCGACACGGCGCCCGGCACGGGATGACGATTGCCGCCATCGACGCTGATCGCCGCCTGCCGATACCGTGACGGCAGCGTCTCCGGCTGGCCCGCTCCCCCCATGGCGTCCGTCTCCCGGACCGCGGCGCGCTCGCAATTACCGGCGCCGGATGCTACAGAGCGCCGCCTTGTAAGCCGGCCGGGTCGTCGACGGGCGGCGAGTTCGTCGGGAGTGCGCAGAAGCGCTCGCGGGAAGCAGACGTCACGACGTCCCTGCCTTCTCGTCCGGGCGGCCAACCACTCGAAACCTTAGAGGCTGGTCGGACCGTTCCCCTTCCCGCCTCGAGTTTTTGGAGGAGGCACCCGCATGATTCGGGCACGTGTAACGTCATCGTTGTTGGCAGTCGCGGTTTTCGTCCTGGGCGCGGCCGGCATGGCCGGCGCCAGCGAAGCCGAGCTCATCCTTCCGAACCTCGCGTCCGAGAAGTTCCTCGGCACGGACGGCTGGACGCTCCTGCTGGTCATGGGCGGCGTCATCTGCGCCTTCGGCCTCGTCTTCAGCTTCATGCAGTTCAACACGCTGAAGAACCTGCCCGTGCACCGCTCGATGCTCGAGATCTCCGAGCTCATCTACGAGACCTGCAAGACCTACCTGGTCACCCAGGGCAAGTTCATCCTGATCCTCGAGCTCTTCATCGGCGCGATCATGGTCGTCTACTTCGGCTTCCTGATGCACTTCGACGCCGTCAAGGTCGTGGTCATCCTGCTCGCGAGCCTGGTCGGCATCGCCGGCAGCTACGGTGTCGCCTGGTTCGGCATCCGCGTGAACACCTTCGCGAACTCCCGCACCGCCTTCGCGAGCCTCGAAGGCAAGCCCTTCCCGACCTACGCGATCCCGCTCCAGGCCGGCATGAGCATCGGCATGCTGCTGATCAGCGCCGAGCTCGTGCTCATGCTCGCGATTCTCCTGTTCATCCCCGCCGACTTCGCGGGCGCCTGCTTCATCGGCTTCGCGATCGGCGAATCGCTCGGCGCCTCGGCGCTCCGCATCGCGGGCGGCATCTTCACCAAGATCGCCGACATCGGCTCCGACCTCATGAAGATCGTCTTCAACATCAAGGAGGACGACGCCCGCAACCCCGGCGTCATCGCCGACTGCACCGGCGACAACGCCGGCGACTCGGTCGGCCCCTCGGCCGACGGCTTCGAGACCTACGGCGTCACGGGCGTCGCGCTCATCACGTTCATCCTGCTCGCCGTCCCGTCCACACAGGTGAACGTGCAGGTTCAGCTCCTCGTCTGGATCTTCGTCATGCGCCTCATGATGCTGATCGCGAGCGCCGCCTCGTACTGGATCAACGACGCCATGGCGCGCAGCCGCTACCTGAACGCCGACAAGATGAACTTCGAGGCGCCCCTCACCCAGCTCGTGTGGATCACCTCGATCGTGTCAGTCGCGATGACCTACGTCGTGTCGTTCCTGTTGATCCCGGGGCTCGGCGACGGCTCGCTCTGGTGGAAGCTCTCGACGATCATCACCTGCGGCACGCTCGCCGGCGCGATCATCCCCGAGGTCATCAAGATCTTCACCTCGACCGAGTCCGGACACGTCCGCGAGGTCGTGACCGCGTCGCGCGAGGGCGGCGCCTCGCTGAACGTGATCTCGGGCCTCGTCGCCGGCAACTTCAGCGCGTACTGGATGGGCGTCGTCATCGTGTCGCTCATGGGCACCGCGTTCGCGGTGTCGCTGATGGGGCTCGACTCGCTGTTCATCAAGGTCGGCGACCTCACGCCCGCGCCGGTCTTCGCCTTCGGCCTCGTCGCCTTCGGCTTCCTCGGCATGGGGCCGGTGACGATCGCCGTCGACTCGTACGGCCCCGTGACCGACAACGCCCAGTCGGTCTACGAGCTCTCGCTCATCGAGAACGTCCCGAACGTCTCGGCCGAGGTCAAGAAGGACTTCGGCTTCACGCCGAACTTCGAGAAGGCCAAACACTACCTGGAAGAGAACGACGGCGCCGGCAACACCTTCAAGGCGACCGCCAAGCCGGTGCTGATCGGCACCGCCGTCGTCGGCGCCACCACGCTGATCTTCTCGATCATCATGGTGCTGACGCACGGCCTCACCCAGCAGCTCGACAAGCTGTCGCTCATGCACGCGCCCTTCCTGCTCGGGCTCGTCACCGGCGGCGCGGTCATCTACTGGTTCAGCGGCGCGTCGATGCAGGCCGTCGCGACCGGCGCCTACCGGGCCGTCGAGTTCATCAAGCAGAACATCAAGCTCGAGAACACCGAGAAGGCCTCGATCACCGACTCGAAGAAGGTCGTCGAGATCTGCACCCAGTACGCGCAGAAGGGCATGTTCAACATCTTCCTGACGGTCTTCTTCTCGACCCTCGCCTTCGCCTGCGTCGAGCCGTTCTTCTTCATCGGCTACCTGATTTCCATTGCGCTGTTCGGCCTCTACCAGGCGATCTTCATGGCGAACGCCGGCGGCGCCTGGGACAACGCGAAGAAGCTCGTCGAGGTCGAGCTGAAGGAGAAAGGCACCGAGCTGCACGCCGCGTCGGTCGTCGGCGACACCGTCGGCGATCCCTTCAAGGACACCTCGTCGGTCGCCATGAACCCCATCATCAAGTTCACGACCCTCTTCGGGTTGTTGGCGGTCGAGCTCGCGATCACGATGTCGCGGGGCGCGAGCGCGACCCTCGCGGTCGTGTTCTTCGCGCTGTCGCTCGTGTTCGTGTACCGCTCCTTCTACGGGATGCGGATTCCGCTGCACGAGAAGTAGGTCACGCACCAGGGCCGGCGCGCGGCGATCGTCGCGCGCCGGCCCCGATGTCGCCGTGAGCCGGCCGGCACGACCCGGAGCGCCCGGTGAGTGGCCGGGCGACCACCCTCTACTCGCAGTTCCACCCGCGACCAACCGATCGGTGACGCGGTCAGGATGACGCCAGCACCTGGAGACGGAGACCCTTGAATCGCTTGAAGGCCCGATCCGTCGTCACGAGCTGATACCCACCCGACAGAGCGAACGCAGCGAGATACGCGTCCATCCACAGCTTCGGAGAAGCGGTCGCACGCACTGCCAGGGCCTTCCAGCACAGGTCCGTTCCGCGCGGCTCATCCACGAACGAGACACTGCCGCCGTCGAGCCATCCCTCATAGGCGGCCCAGGCCTGCGCATTGCTCAGCGGCTCGATGCCGTAGGGGGCGAGAACCTCCGCCGTGGTCAGCAACCGCAGGAACGACTGTTGAGTCGCGCGGCAGAACATCACCTGATCCACTGCTCCGATCCCATCGAACCACGCCCGCGACGCTCGGTGAAAGCCATGTGTGGACACGGTCAGCGCGAGCCACACGTTGCTATCGGCGAGTTTCAGCATGCCATGACGCTTCTTGTCTGAGCAGAATCTCGGCAGTGCGCTGCGGCGTCATTTCGGTCGCCGCGGTAGCCGGGTGACGGCCCTTGACCAGCGGGAGGCGGCGCTTGCCCTTCCGGGCGGCCTTCTCCGCCGCGCTGGCTGCCCCGGCGACCAGGCCCGCTCGCAGCAGATCCGCCACGGCGTCCTTCAGCTTGCGTCCCTCATGCACGGCTTTCAGCTTGATCTCACGCACGAGATCGCTTGGAAGGTCCACGGTGGTCTTCATGGAAGCAAGCTTCCCAGCTTCCCAGCTTTCCGTCAAGCTGTTCCCATGTGCGGTGCACGGTGTCACATGTGCGAGCTCGCGATCACGATGTCGCGCGGCGCGAGCGCGACCCTCGCGGTCGTGTGCTTCGCGCTGCCGCTCGTGTTCGTGTACCGCGATCAGGCGGGCCGATGAGGCGGCCGCCGTCTCTCCAGCATCCGCACGGTCTGCGCCGTCGCACCGGAACCGGGCGAGATACGGAGGTCCCGGCGCGTCAACGGCCGCCCGTCGGCGTCGGTCACGCGCAGCTTCGGGACGCGCCGGCCGGTCGCGCGGTCCCTCACCACGACGGGCTCCCGCCCGCGGCCGAACACCCACTCGTCGGCCCACTCGCGCAGCGCGGTCAGGACCGGCAGCAGCGCCTCGCCCTTCTCGGTGAGGCGGTACTCGAAACGCTGGCCCTCGTGGCCCACGTCGACACGTTCGAAGACGCCGTGGTCGACGAGGTGCTGGAGGCGGGTCGACAGGATGTTGCGCGCGATGCCGAGGTTCGACTCGAAATCGCCGAAGCGGCGCGTGCCGAAGAAGGCGTCGCGCACGATCAGGAGCGTCCACCAGTCGCCGATGGCCTCGAGCGCCTGGGCGATCCCGCAGTTCATCCCGTCGAAGCGCTTCCTCCCCATGCCGGGAGCCTCGCGCAGATGGTTGCATCATGCAACCTGATGGTCTACCCAATCCGGCGTACCCTGCGAGGAGACCCCATGGCCACCGCATCCATCCCGTCCGACTGGAAATCCAATGCCTGCATCCTGTGCGCCTGCAACTGCGGCATCGAGGTGCAGCTCGGCGGAGCGGACGGCCGCCAGCTCGTGCGTGTGCGCGGCGACGACGCGCATCCCATCTCGCAGGGCTACGCGTGCGAGAAGGCGTTGCGCCTCGACTTCTACCAGAACGGCCCGCACCGGCTGACGAAGCCGCTGCGCCGCCGCGCCGACGGCACGTTCGAG includes:
- a CDS encoding sodium-translocating pyrophosphatase, with the translated sequence MIRARVTSSLLAVAVFVLGAAGMAGASEAELILPNLASEKFLGTDGWTLLLVMGGVICAFGLVFSFMQFNTLKNLPVHRSMLEISELIYETCKTYLVTQGKFILILELFIGAIMVVYFGFLMHFDAVKVVVILLASLVGIAGSYGVAWFGIRVNTFANSRTAFASLEGKPFPTYAIPLQAGMSIGMLLISAELVLMLAILLFIPADFAGACFIGFAIGESLGASALRIAGGIFTKIADIGSDLMKIVFNIKEDDARNPGVIADCTGDNAGDSVGPSADGFETYGVTGVALITFILLAVPSTQVNVQVQLLVWIFVMRLMMLIASAASYWINDAMARSRYLNADKMNFEAPLTQLVWITSIVSVAMTYVVSFLLIPGLGDGSLWWKLSTIITCGTLAGAIIPEVIKIFTSTESGHVREVVTASREGGASLNVISGLVAGNFSAYWMGVVIVSLMGTAFAVSLMGLDSLFIKVGDLTPAPVFAFGLVAFGFLGMGPVTIAVDSYGPVTDNAQSVYELSLIENVPNVSAEVKKDFGFTPNFEKAKHYLEENDGAGNTFKATAKPVLIGTAVVGATTLIFSIIMVLTHGLTQQLDKLSLMHAPFLLGLVTGGAVIYWFSGASMQAVATGAYRAVEFIKQNIKLENTEKASITDSKKVVEICTQYAQKGMFNIFLTVFFSTLAFACVEPFFFIGYLISIALFGLYQAIFMANAGGAWDNAKKLVEVELKEKGTELHAASVVGDTVGDPFKDTSSVAMNPIIKFTTLFGLLAVELAITMSRGASATLAVVFFALSLVFVYRSFYGMRIPLHEK
- a CDS encoding helix-turn-helix transcriptional regulator, with amino-acid sequence MGRKRFDGMNCGIAQALEAIGDWWTLLIVRDAFFGTRRFGDFESNLGIARNILSTRLQHLVDHGVFERVDVGHEGQRFEYRLTEKGEALLPVLTALREWADEWVFGRGREPVVVRDRATGRRVPKLRVTDADGRPLTRRDLRISPGSGATAQTVRMLERRRPPHRPA
- a CDS encoding PIN domain-containing protein, with translation MKLADSNVWLALTVSTHGFHRASRAWFDGIGAVDQVMFCRATQQSFLRLLTTAEVLAPYGIEPLSNAQAWAAYEGWLDGGSVSFVDEPRGTDLCWKALAVRATASPKLWMDAYLAAFALSGGYQLVTTDRAFKRFKGLRLQVLASS
- a CDS encoding antitoxin, which gives rise to MKTTVDLPSDLVREIKLKAVHEGRKLKDAVADLLRAGLVAGAASAAEKAARKGKRRLPLVKGRHPATAATEMTPQRTAEILLRQEASWHAETRR